agaaataggcaaggaaaatattaaacatttccatgattttcaacatatcatcctcacaaggtatttgcagtaaaaaagAGCTttgaaatggtgcgctactgatccagcgttacgatgaaaagtgtaaaaacacctactttcctttagaatcatgtaacttctgaatagaatgtgctatctttataatctaaaattcttagagaagataaaactactataattacaaatatttaaacaattaaccccaaactggcactaaaaatagtaaacaaattcggcaaaaaatgagaagtcttcggtaccaatcattttgatacaccctgtacgacATCCAAACCCCGGAGGGCGTTGGTCTAATGTAATTActgatagatggagaatttttagactctatgtatataatttttttattaataaccAGATTTGAGATCATGTtgaatatatttaattttgagtaGGTGTTAACATCCATTGTTCTATAGGCCCTACATAATAACGAGGGcttaaaaaagtccacttttggccaaaatgagttcACTATTAGGTATGTTTATGGATACTCTTCCAATAGTGAACAAAGAGGGCGTCATAGCAATGTCAATAGCGCTTATGTGCATAAgcgatttttatattttgttccaAAAGTGGCTATGTCCAGTTTTTTGTGCCAAAAGTGGCTATGTCCAGTTTAACGTAAATTTTTCCTAACCAAAAGTGGCTATGTTCTTTGTATTACAATGGCATGTGATAGGTGATAATAATAATCAATTCAAAGCAACACTtgtgtttgtaaaataaaatagaaaaataataGATGACAGCTGAACTGGCTATGTCCAATTTCGGCCATTTTATGACCCACCCAGGGAATTAATAAGTATGAGACAATAGCATTAACTTTGAAACAGTACTGGTAACAAATATCTGGAAGATTATTGTTTATgttagattttctgatttttcAGTTGTGATCAAACTTTCAAACTCCTTTTTCTCAGAATGCCATTTTTGGATATAAGTGGTTCTGGCTCAAAGCCCTCGTTGAGAGATAGCAAGATTAGTCAAGGACAAAAATGCTACCTGACTTGATTGGGTAACAACTTATCATTAAAAAAGGGAAGTCCCAGTGGTAATATAACAAAGATTCCTTTAATTTTGAATCCTTTGTTTTCACAGGGTCACGTTTATGCAATCAGATTAGCACACAATAGCTTTGGATTGAATAAGCATTTCATGCATTTTCtgtatttctttttattatgcACTACACCAGCAGCAAAGACAGAAGCGTCCATGACGAGAGAAACATTCGATACCACAATTGGAATGAAAACTGATCAAGGTATGTAGTCACccaaaatctattcatatctaCATTTCTTTGCAATTGCTTTGTGTTTTGAAAGATAAGAGtactctcccgacgaaatgtctttccgcagtaacaattgttgaatttttagtaaataatactaacttgaaacctatttatttacttcaacatcatctataatacctttaatccattttaatcaacttttcaacatcaaaatattgctggaaaataacgaaacaaactttcttatgatctcatgaaaaacctgtacaaaatcaCCATAGGAAAAGTTGCGgcgctgtgcttaattagctaattatgacgtcagtccttgacgaccaccataacaacagatgacgcccggggtatttgaactcttttttaaaacatgtgatgcataacaaatgatcaaggttatgaattgtgatactagaggaataaaggtatcccccgattacaacggattagtaatattgttatgcgattatgttatttgccacgatccaaaagagaaaacttccattcagttaatatcatgcagccTAACTACAGGGATTTCCTATCTAGCAGCGCATTTTAAAgcaacgcagctgttataaatacgcctatagcttcagaaccaataattattttcacaatattttaatataaaaagaaggatgatttatttacgtgcatattgatacccaatttgtccaattttgttcaatattaacaatactgcagtgttttgaaagaaaaatacccgtatttgaaagttgcagctatttgtattgatttgaagtaagcgcgaagataatggcaggCTTTATGTGAGCTACAgggctggcataataaccattgagcgctgtaaactgcaacttttaaatacgagcatttttctttaaaagcactactgtgttcttaatattgaaccacatttgacaaatggggtatcaaaatgcgcgtaaataaatcacccttctctctatgttgaaatattgtgaaaacaattattagttctgaagctataggtgtatttatagcagctgcgttactttttgtgcagactttagtttaaTGTCGATTTCCAGAATTGTTCAGtttaacatcagatcaggctcaTAATGCCAAAAATTACCGATCAACCCGTGAAATTGtaagattattgaatattgacgagggatctgttcgatataatttgagaaaaaaggagattcatggctcaatggacaatcgcccgtaatctggacggccgaaaaaaaacaccaccaagataataataacaaccgaacccaaatagcgtttgtatcaaacattgttgatgatgaccagcagtgcagtcgggataactgcaagtcgatcaTGATAACTTTTTGATACCAAGAGGatattgacgtcataatgagcctcattaaacagcgccgccacttttttcaatgaaattttactgtgtaatttacccCAAAATAATaaggatattttttctttctttatttttgtaataaatgagggttcccggttcctgcaattatgaatattaataattaaatgatttatattttagtgacagttaggtttgatacgttttccatttgtagtatcattacaatttaacattttctgcgggggtatagggggtgcggaaagacatttcgtcgggagagtatCCTGTACCCAAAGAGTATCCGAACACTTGAAAACAAACGCCATTTCTTAAAGACAATGTTCTTGAGATACTGAGAAGTGACACACTATTCTACTCAAACGACAGTGTTTACCATGTCATTACCAAGGAGAGTGTTACTATCTCCAGCGAGCTGTCCAGTAATCAAGAAGAGACAGACACAAAATTAGCCCTTCATGCTTCTTATACCTGAAATGCGATCCAAACGGCACAGTAATTGTTAGAAACCAGTCCGGAGATGTTGACATCAATGTAAATTATCATAGCCCTGATTACAGACGAATGCGAACGAGTGGTTATTGATTACAACTGTTATACAAAAACATCTAAAACATAGCCATTAATATCGTAAAACAGTATATTACAACGTCAAAGAGCGTACAGCACTATATCCAtgtgtacagtaagccaaataattaaggtaccagttacgttcatcccctgtatatccttaacaaaggcagatatgtcataattggaaccaacagccaaaagctgcatcttttagtgcgaatttaagacctcattctttgaaattgttcaagaaataaagacacgacgatccaaaaacccaaggaagatgcaaatttaaaagttgcagtttgccacattacatgccctattgatttgcacacaaagcgttcgcgaacaaaaTAACTCGCGCCGTggtttcattgattagcacgaaaaactagcgtcgtgctttcattgattagaacacataagtgcaactttttatttcgtatctttattaggttgtggatcactgtttctttaattctcaaccaattttaacaaataaggtcttaaatcagagctaaagagtacaggtatcggctgcttgttttaattttgacacatttgtctttatttaggatatacagggtaaacacaactgctaccttaattcttttgcttactatAATGAAATATTAACGAGTTAATGTTTTAATGGCAAGTAGCCCAATTACTATCGTACATAAACTTTGACCCCCCattgttaaaaaaaatagtgtcaaatcaCGCCGTTATCCAATTGAGTGGCACAGCCCATTACAAATCGATGTATCGATCGAACGGGTTTTTATAGTTTTGCTACGATATATGAGATATGCCAATAGAATTATCAAATATAATCATCTGAATGTGACATGCTAAGAATAATATTCTTTGTTTATTTCAGCAGCTGTTTGCAGTGCCGTTTATGACTTCACATGCCGCAACCTCAACTGCATTTCTACTGAATTAACTTGTGATGGAAAAGATGACTGTGGAGACAATTCAGATGAAAATTGCCGCGGTATGTACCATTACGCATGTGGGACGACCTCCTAAAAAATCCTaacaaaagacaaataaaacatgAACTCCCTGtgcatgtgcatcttcctttttagctcgATAAACACCttgttttgaaacaaaatagGGTGAAGTTGCAGAAAGTTTGCGCGCTCCTCCCGCACTGGCCCAACAAATACCATTTTTCACTTCATTATTGGCTAACAAAGTctgaaattgcacaattttcgcGCGCAATTGTCACTTTCATATTAGCCCAACCTCTGCGTCATGGGCAGGGTTACGCAGGTCCCATTCCTTTAGAACAAATCATGTTTTGTCTCAAACATActgtaatttgtttgtttttgagatGTGACCAACCGACGCAGGAGAGTGTGCAATGACATTAAACAAATTTTGTTAGCCTTATCCAGACGGTATAGGGCACgtgacacgtgacgtacgaggcagACGAAACTAAAAGGCTAATTATTATAGGGGCACTTTGTCGTGCCCCAACGGGTTTAGAATAACAACCATTGGTTGAATGATGAGAGATTATTCCCGAGATGTCCCAGACGCACccaaaaggtcacaactcaaacTGTGGTGTTTCTATTCATTGAAAATGTTAGGTTagttgcatgtaggcctacatgttgatcTTATGCACccttattaacctataaatattatAACATGTCCGTGTCcagtaatttttttcttgtcgtTTTCTTTTGTAGGAAGTTGTGGTCAATATGGTTTTGAGTGTAATAGTGGCTATCCTGAATGTATATTTTTTGAGCTAGAATGTGATGGATCTCCTGATTGtaatgatggcagtgatgaggaaaACTGTAAGTAGGTTATATTCTATATATATATGCCATGTATTGGACCTTCAGACCAATGTTAGCTGTAATGTATTTGGACGAATCAGATTcagatttaaggaaaagggcatTGTCAGCAAAGGAGCCAGGGGGCCTTCTAGCGAGGTAGATCCATTGTTTCAAAAGGTGACGTGCACAGATTTGTTTGAAATTGATACAGAATGTCTAGATGGGCGAGACAGAATTGATAACCGTGAAGAAGAGTATTTGTCTTGTTTCAAGCGTATCTTGAAAACATCTTTAGCCCTCCTATTCCCATGTTGATTTTTGTTGCCCACTTATCTTGTTAGATTTCTGCATcagtttatttgtttttgttttttgtgagcTGATTTATAGAGATGTGTTTTTATTAGAAAGCGGTATAGAATTAGAATAAAATAAACAGAATTTTTGCCTTCTTTTAAGGTGCACAtaaatcagttttattctatttAAGTTTTTTTCAGGGTTGTAGAGCGGGTTGTAGAGTACCCCAAGATTTTTCATCCGGTATAAAAAAACGTTTGTATTCACATgaatcatggaagtaagagacatggaagctggtcgatccaacacctattgaattatttacgtaacattctatagagggtacgtatcaagctattgtgataacaatgtagtcagcgtgtctttgatgtggatcagacttgccgcctttgttgccagttcgtttatttacaggtttattattttgagcaaaaatcgtgtttttcttgattatgtttcaagtatgttgtttttattcggaaaaaagtgacagggatgttagatttgtaatccataattacagaaatccattcaaaatatcgatttctgccctatacttacagattttcttaaacttcaaaatattggaaatcatgcatttacgtctaaaccgccaattagcggtaataattgatatgcatacttggcacatgctttacattataaaatgaatcccgcatctatttgtgtgcccggggctgcccgaaattgctgttgaccagaatgttccagagtcgggtattatctttacattt
Above is a genomic segment from Amphiura filiformis chromosome 10, Afil_fr2py, whole genome shotgun sequence containing:
- the LOC140162114 gene encoding MAM and LDL-receptor class A domain-containing protein 1-like, whose translation is MTRETFDTTIGMKTDQAVCSAVYDFTCRNLNCISTELTCDGKDDCGDNSDENCRGSCGQYGFECNSGYPECIFFELECDGSPDCNDGSDEENC